From one Phocaeicola salanitronis DSM 18170 genomic stretch:
- a CDS encoding FKBP-type peptidyl-prolyl cis-trans isomerase has product MKKGAFLMALSIATGMVSCAQGPKANMKNEVDTLSYMMGVSNTQGLQEYALGRMGIDSAHYADFVRGIEQGMKETDAKEKAYLMGMQIGQQVSGQMFDAINNQVFEGDSVNSLTKDNFLAGFLAGVKNEAIVATDSASLYVRTQVEAIKEKALEEKYADYKKENEEFLANNKNKEGIKVTPSGLQYKVLKEGKGAVPTADSRVKVHYKGTLIDGTEFDSSYKRKEPSSFRANQVIKGWTEALTMMPVGSKWMLYIPQELGYGSRNTGKIKPFSTLIFEVELVDIEETPAKKK; this is encoded by the coding sequence ATGAAAAAAGGTGCATTTTTAATGGCTTTGTCTATTGCTACAGGCATGGTTTCATGCGCGCAAGGTCCGAAAGCCAACATGAAAAACGAAGTGGATACCCTTTCTTATATGATGGGTGTCAGCAACACACAAGGCTTGCAAGAGTATGCCCTCGGCCGTATGGGAATCGATTCAGCTCATTATGCTGATTTCGTACGGGGCATCGAGCAAGGCATGAAAGAAACCGATGCAAAAGAAAAGGCATACCTGATGGGTATGCAAATCGGACAGCAGGTAAGCGGCCAGATGTTCGACGCTATCAATAACCAGGTGTTCGAAGGTGATTCGGTGAATAGCCTGACAAAAGACAATTTCCTCGCCGGCTTTCTTGCAGGGGTGAAAAACGAAGCAATCGTAGCAACCGATTCTGCAAGCCTCTATGTACGCACGCAAGTGGAAGCCATCAAGGAAAAAGCTTTGGAAGAAAAATATGCGGATTATAAGAAAGAGAACGAAGAGTTCCTGGCAAATAACAAGAACAAGGAAGGCATCAAAGTGACTCCGAGCGGCTTGCAATACAAAGTGCTGAAAGAAGGAAAGGGTGCAGTGCCTACCGCTGATTCAAGAGTGAAGGTACATTATAAAGGTACATTGATTGACGGAACTGAATTCGATTCTTCATACAAGCGGAAAGAACCGAGCAGCTTCCGTGCCAATCAGGTAATCAAAGGCTGGACCGAAGCATTGACCATGATGCCGGTAGGTTCGAAGTGGATGCTTTACATTCCGCAAGAACTGGGTTATGGCTCACGCAATACAGGCAAGATCAAACCGTTCTCTACCTTGATTTTCGAAGTGGAACTGGTGGATATCGAAGAAACTCCTGCCAAGAAGAAATAA
- a CDS encoding FKBP-type peptidyl-prolyl cis-trans isomerase codes for MDKFSYAIGLGIGQNLWSMGARNIDVNDFAQAIKDVLEGNKTAITHTEAREIVNNYFAELEKKMNEENIAKGKAFLEENKKNPNIVTLPSGLQYEVIKEGNGKKPKATDRVRCHYEGTLIDGTLFDSSVKRGEPAVFGVNQVIKGWVEALQLMSEGAKWKLYIPSDLAYGAQGAGEMIPPHSTLIFEVELIEVL; via the coding sequence ATGGATAAATTCAGTTACGCCATCGGTCTGGGTATAGGCCAAAACTTGTGGAGCATGGGTGCTCGTAATATTGACGTAAACGACTTTGCGCAAGCAATCAAGGACGTGTTGGAAGGGAACAAGACAGCGATTACGCATACCGAAGCCCGTGAAATCGTGAACAATTATTTCGCTGAGCTGGAGAAAAAGATGAACGAAGAAAACATCGCGAAAGGCAAGGCTTTCTTGGAAGAGAATAAGAAGAATCCGAACATCGTGACCCTTCCCAGCGGATTGCAATACGAGGTAATCAAGGAAGGAAACGGAAAGAAGCCGAAAGCTACCGACCGCGTGCGTTGCCATTACGAAGGTACTTTAATCGACGGTACGTTGTTCGATAGTTCTGTCAAGCGTGGCGAACCTGCCGTATTTGGTGTAAATCAGGTAATCAAAGGTTGGGTGGAAGCCCTTCAACTGATGTCGGAAGGTGCCAAATGGAAACTTTATATCCCGTCTGACCTGGCGTATGGAGCACAAGGCGCAGGTGAGATGATTCCGCCTCATAGCACGCTTATCTTCGAAGTGGAGCTGATAGAGGTGTTGTAA
- a CDS encoding SIR2 family NAD-dependent protein deacylase, which yields MKKLVILTGAGMSAESGISTFRDSGGLWEQYPVEQVATPEGYAANPKLVIDFYNARRKELQHVKPNRGHELIAGLEKHFDVTVITQNVDNLHERAGSHHVIHLHGELDKVTSSREPNNPKYIKTLKPEEWEVKMGDLAGDGSQLRPFIVWFGEAVPMIETAIEYAERADIFVIIGTSLNVYPAAGLLYYVPSDVPVYLIDPKEVAIASGRKVHVIRKGASEGMEELKNMLLNEPD from the coding sequence ATGAAAAAACTGGTCATATTGACAGGCGCAGGCATGAGTGCCGAGAGCGGAATCAGCACATTCCGGGATTCTGGAGGGTTATGGGAACAATATCCCGTAGAACAAGTGGCAACGCCCGAAGGATATGCCGCCAACCCCAAACTGGTGATTGACTTCTACAACGCACGGCGTAAGGAACTGCAACACGTAAAGCCTAACCGGGGACATGAACTGATAGCCGGACTGGAAAAACATTTCGACGTGACGGTTATCACACAAAACGTCGATAACTTACACGAACGCGCCGGAAGCCATCACGTGATTCATCTGCACGGAGAGCTGGACAAGGTCACTTCGAGCCGGGAACCGAACAACCCGAAGTACATCAAGACACTGAAGCCGGAAGAATGGGAGGTGAAAATGGGTGATCTGGCAGGCGACGGCTCCCAGCTCCGCCCGTTCATCGTATGGTTTGGAGAAGCGGTACCGATGATTGAAACCGCGATTGAATATGCCGAGCGGGCGGATATCTTCGTGATTATCGGTACCTCGCTGAATGTTTATCCGGCGGCAGGCCTGCTTTACTATGTGCCTTCCGATGTGCCGGTCTACCTCATCGACCCGAAAGAAGTGGCCATCGCTTCGGGAAGAAAAGTGCACGTAATCAGGAAAGGAGCTTCGGAAGGCATGGAAGAATTGAAAAATATGTTATTAAATGAACCGGATTGA
- the rd gene encoding rubredoxin: MKKYICTVCDWEYDPATGDPDNGIAPGTAFEDLPEDWVCPVCGVGKDDFQPVEE, encoded by the coding sequence ATGAAAAAGTACATTTGCACCGTATGTGATTGGGAATATGATCCAGCTACAGGAGATCCGGATAACGGAATCGCTCCGGGTACAGCATTCGAAGACCTTCCGGAAGACTGGGTATGCCCGGTTTGCGGAGTAGGGAAAGACGATTTCCAGCCGGTAGAAGAATAA
- the pnp gene encoding polyribonucleotide nucleotidyltransferase yields the protein MINPIVKTIELPDGRTITLETGKLAKQADGAVTLRMGNTVLLATVCAAKDAVPGTDFMPLQVEYKEKYSAFGRFPGGFTKREGKASDYEILTCRLVDRALRPLFPDNFHAEVYVNIILFSADGVDMPDALAGLAASAALAVSDIPFGGPISEVRVARIDGKFVIDPTFEQLEQADMDLMVAATYENIMMVEGEMDEVSEQDLLEALKAAHEAIKVHCKAQMELMEEVGSTVKREYCHEENDEDLRKAVHEACYDKAYAIAQSGNKNKHEREDAFTAICDEFKAQFSEEELEEKGPMIDRYYHDVEKEAMRRCILDEGKRLDGRKTNEIRPIWCEVSPLPYPHGSAIFTRGETQSLSTVTLGTKADEKVVDDVLDQHKERFLLHYNFPPFSTGEAKAQRGVGRREIGHGHLAWRALKGQIPAGYPYCVRVMSDILESNGSSSMATVCAGTLALMDAGVPIKNPVSGIAMGLIKNAGEDKYAVLSDILGDEDHLGDMDFKVTGTKNGITATQMDIKCDGLTYDILEKALLQAKEGREYILGKLTECIAEPRPELKPNAPRIETMTIPKEFIGAVIGPGGKIIQGMQEETGAIISIEEIDGVGRIEIAGTNKKCIDDAVRMIKSIVAIPEIGEVYTGKVRSIMPYGAFVEFLPGKDGLLHISEIDWKRLETIEESGLKEGDEIQVKLMDIDPKTGKFKLSHKVLVPKPEGVADEKPNHRPRHDHKPQGHKEK from the coding sequence ATGATCAATCCTATTGTTAAGACGATCGAGCTTCCTGATGGCAGAACCATCACGCTCGAAACGGGAAAGCTGGCAAAACAGGCAGATGGTGCTGTTACGCTGCGCATGGGTAACACCGTGTTGTTGGCTACTGTTTGTGCCGCAAAAGATGCAGTTCCCGGTACAGATTTTATGCCGCTTCAGGTAGAGTACAAAGAAAAATATTCTGCGTTCGGACGTTTCCCGGGCGGCTTCACGAAACGTGAAGGCAAGGCATCAGACTATGAAATCCTTACCTGCCGCCTTGTAGACCGCGCTTTGCGTCCGTTGTTCCCCGACAACTTCCATGCCGAAGTTTACGTGAACATCATTCTGTTCTCTGCCGATGGCGTCGATATGCCCGATGCATTGGCTGGGCTTGCCGCATCGGCTGCGCTTGCCGTATCAGACATTCCGTTTGGCGGACCGATTTCAGAAGTCCGTGTGGCACGCATTGATGGCAAGTTCGTTATCGACCCGACCTTCGAACAGCTGGAGCAGGCAGATATGGACTTGATGGTAGCCGCTACGTATGAGAACATCATGATGGTAGAAGGCGAAATGGACGAGGTAAGCGAGCAGGATTTGCTGGAAGCCCTGAAAGCTGCCCACGAAGCCATCAAGGTTCATTGCAAGGCGCAGATGGAACTGATGGAAGAAGTCGGTTCTACCGTAAAGCGCGAATATTGTCACGAAGAAAACGACGAAGACCTGCGCAAGGCGGTTCACGAAGCTTGTTACGACAAGGCATACGCCATTGCTCAGTCAGGCAATAAGAATAAGCACGAACGCGAAGATGCCTTCACCGCTATCTGCGATGAGTTCAAGGCTCAGTTCAGCGAAGAGGAACTGGAAGAAAAGGGTCCGATGATTGACCGCTATTATCACGATGTGGAAAAAGAAGCGATGCGCCGTTGCATCCTCGATGAAGGCAAGCGTCTGGACGGACGTAAGACCAATGAAATCCGTCCCATCTGGTGCGAAGTAAGCCCGTTGCCTTATCCGCACGGCTCGGCTATCTTCACCCGTGGCGAGACTCAGTCGTTGAGTACCGTTACGTTGGGTACGAAAGCCGACGAGAAAGTCGTGGACGATGTGCTCGACCAGCATAAGGAACGCTTCTTGCTTCATTATAATTTCCCTCCTTTCTCTACGGGAGAAGCGAAGGCGCAACGCGGTGTAGGACGCCGCGAAATCGGTCACGGACACTTGGCATGGCGGGCATTGAAGGGGCAAATCCCTGCCGGTTATCCGTATTGTGTGCGTGTCATGTCGGATATCCTTGAGTCGAACGGTTCTTCTTCTATGGCTACGGTATGTGCCGGAACACTTGCCCTGATGGATGCAGGTGTGCCTATCAAGAATCCGGTTTCTGGTATTGCAATGGGATTGATTAAGAACGCAGGAGAAGATAAATATGCGGTATTGTCGGACATCTTGGGAGATGAAGACCACTTGGGCGACATGGACTTCAAGGTGACCGGTACGAAGAACGGAATCACTGCAACTCAGATGGATATCAAGTGCGACGGCTTGACCTACGACATCTTGGAGAAAGCCTTGCTGCAGGCAAAAGAAGGCCGTGAATACATCTTGGGCAAACTGACCGAATGTATCGCCGAACCGCGTCCGGAACTGAAGCCGAACGCTCCGCGCATCGAAACCATGACGATTCCGAAAGAATTCATCGGTGCCGTTATCGGCCCGGGCGGAAAGATTATCCAGGGTATGCAGGAAGAGACAGGCGCTATCATCAGCATCGAAGAGATAGACGGGGTAGGGCGTATCGAAATTGCGGGTACCAACAAGAAGTGCATCGATGATGCCGTACGCATGATCAAGAGCATTGTGGCTATCCCCGAAATCGGTGAGGTCTATACCGGAAAGGTGCGTTCTATCATGCCTTACGGTGCTTTCGTTGAGTTCCTTCCGGGCAAGGACGGCTTGCTTCACATCTCTGAAATCGACTGGAAACGCCTGGAGACTATCGAAGAGTCGGGCTTGAAAGAAGGTGATGAGATTCAGGTGAAACTGATGGATATCGATCCGAAGACCGGCAAGTTCAAATTGTCTCATAAGGTGTTGGTTCCGAAACCCGAAGGTGTGGCGGATGAAAAGCCGAACCATCGTCCGAGACATGACCATAAGCCGCAGGGCCATAAGGAAAAATAA
- a CDS encoding TlpA disulfide reductase family protein, translated as MKRNAYIAAALLLAGLSACNNEPAFTVKGEITDAADKMLYLERTSLSGIVPLDSTELDEDGSFSFSAARPDAPDFYRLRVENQVINFSVDSTETVQVNAGLKNLATGYQIEGSENNTKIKELVLLQAELQEKINRLAQSGLPIGIAQDSLQRMVDAYKDTVKRNYIFVSPNKPYAYFALFQEVNGYLIFDPLTNREDVKCFAAVATSMNNMYPHADRSRNLYNMVIKGMKNTRAPQVKPLEVPAEKIEETSIIDIPLRDENGTLHHLTDLKGKVVLIDFTVYGAAESGARNLLLRELYNKYKGQGLEVYQISLDSDEHFWRTSADNLPWICVRDPQGPYSTFLRLYGVSQLPTSFLVNRENELSLRVDANTDLDAAIKNLL; from the coding sequence ATGAAAAGAAATGCTTATATCGCCGCAGCTCTGTTGTTGGCAGGCCTTAGTGCCTGCAACAACGAGCCTGCATTTACCGTGAAAGGAGAAATCACAGATGCCGCGGACAAGATGCTGTATCTGGAACGTACAAGCCTGAGCGGAATCGTTCCGCTTGACTCAACCGAACTGGACGAGGACGGAAGCTTCAGCTTCTCGGCTGCCCGCCCCGATGCGCCCGATTTTTACCGCCTGCGCGTAGAGAATCAGGTCATCAACTTCTCTGTCGACTCTACCGAAACGGTTCAGGTAAACGCCGGGTTAAAGAACCTTGCCACCGGATATCAGATAGAAGGCTCGGAAAACAATACAAAGATTAAAGAGCTGGTGCTCCTTCAGGCAGAACTGCAAGAGAAGATAAACCGGCTCGCCCAATCGGGATTGCCCATCGGCATTGCCCAAGACAGCCTGCAACGCATGGTAGACGCCTATAAAGATACGGTAAAGCGCAATTACATCTTTGTGAGCCCGAACAAGCCCTACGCTTATTTCGCCCTGTTCCAGGAAGTGAACGGCTACCTGATATTCGACCCGCTGACCAACCGGGAAGACGTAAAATGCTTCGCGGCGGTAGCCACCAGCATGAACAACATGTATCCGCACGCCGACCGCTCGCGCAACTTATATAATATGGTGATAAAGGGGATGAAAAACACCCGCGCTCCGCAAGTGAAGCCTTTGGAAGTGCCTGCGGAGAAAATCGAAGAGACTTCCATCATCGACATACCTTTACGGGACGAAAACGGGACGCTGCATCACCTGACAGACCTGAAAGGCAAAGTGGTACTGATAGACTTCACGGTATACGGCGCCGCCGAATCGGGCGCACGGAACCTGCTCTTGCGCGAACTGTACAACAAATATAAAGGGCAAGGGCTGGAAGTGTACCAAATCTCGCTGGATTCCGACGAGCATTTCTGGCGGACATCTGCCGACAACCTGCCATGGATATGCGTACGCGACCCGCAAGGACCTTATTCCACCTTCCTCCGCCTGTATGGCGTATCCCAGTTGCCTACAAGCTTCCTGGTGAACCGGGAGAACGAATTGAGCTTGCGCGTAGATGCCAACACCGATTTGGACGCTGCAATTAAGAATTTATTATAA
- the greA gene encoding transcription elongation factor GreA has protein sequence MAYMSEEGYQKLVAELKHLEAVERPKVVAAIAEARDKGDLSENAEYDAAKEAQAMLEMKINQLKATIGDAKIIDTSKLKADTVQILSRVELKNVKTGMKMAYTIVSETEANLKQGKISVNTPIAQGLLGKKVGDVAEITIPQGKISLEVTGISF, from the coding sequence ATGGCGTATATGTCAGAAGAAGGTTACCAGAAACTGGTGGCTGAATTGAAACATCTGGAAGCGGTGGAACGCCCGAAGGTAGTAGCGGCCATCGCCGAAGCCCGTGATAAAGGCGACTTATCGGAAAACGCGGAATATGATGCGGCTAAAGAGGCACAGGCTATGCTGGAAATGAAAATCAACCAGCTGAAAGCGACTATCGGCGATGCGAAAATCATCGACACATCCAAGTTGAAAGCAGATACCGTTCAGATTCTAAGCCGTGTGGAGCTGAAGAATGTAAAGACTGGCATGAAGATGGCATACACCATCGTATCGGAAACGGAAGCCAACTTGAAGCAAGGAAAGATTTCGGTAAATACTCCGATTGCGCAAGGTTTGTTGGGCAAGAAGGTGGGTGATGTAGCTGAAATCACTATTCCGCAGGGAAAAATCAGCTTGGAAGTAACAGGAATTTCATTTTAA
- a CDS encoding HIT family protein gives MATIFSKIIAGEIPSYKVAEDDRFYAFLDINPMVKGHTLVVPKREVDYIFDLEDEELAAMHVFAKHVAQAIQKAFPCRKVGEAVLGLEVPHAHIHLIPMQSEKDMLFSNPKLQLSDEEFKSIASAIHKAWEGNA, from the coding sequence ATGGCAACAATATTCAGTAAAATCATTGCGGGAGAAATCCCCAGCTATAAAGTGGCAGAAGATGACCGCTTTTATGCTTTCCTCGACATTAACCCGATGGTAAAGGGACATACATTGGTTGTCCCGAAACGGGAAGTAGATTACATCTTTGATTTGGAAGACGAAGAACTGGCGGCTATGCACGTATTTGCCAAACATGTGGCACAGGCCATCCAGAAAGCATTCCCTTGCCGGAAGGTAGGCGAAGCGGTATTGGGCTTGGAAGTGCCTCATGCACACATCCATCTGATTCCGATGCAAAGCGAGAAAGACATGCTGTTCTCCAATCCGAAACTGCAACTGAGCGATGAAGAATTCAAGTCTATAGCCTCAGCTATACACAAAGCCTGGGAAGGCAATGCATGA
- a CDS encoding TonB-dependent receptor yields the protein MLGCLAFAQQTLYKIEGTVIDRNTREPLEFVNVLVVGLNIGSSTDAEGRFRIEQVPPGIYALQASMLGYKTVTTSEYRVNHRSPHIQIEMEEEKTQLSEVTVTASPFQRITESPVSLRVIGLQEIEKAPGANRDISRVVQNYPGVAFSPVGYRNDLIVRGGGPSENRFFLDGVEIPNINHFSTQGASGGPVGLIDADLIRNVKFYSGAFPANRGNALSSVLDFSLRDGDMEHRSVKATLGASEVSLSSNGHIGEKTSYVVSVRQSYLQMLFKVLGLPFLPKYTDASFKVKTRFDSHNELTLLGLGGIDRMKLNLGIDGEDAEYILSYLPKIEQETFTLGGVYRHYAGPHVQSVTLSHSYLNNRNLKYRDNDESSEENLTLRLRSVEQETKLRMENTSRWDVWKLNAGIELNYSHYTNTTYQQVYTQEAHTSDYYTDLNLFRWGLYASMDYTAPDERFTASLGVRADASNYNDKMKELWRQLSPRLSVSWKLADGLYLSGHTGLYYQLPPYTALGFKEENNRYVNRHLDYTSVSQTSAGLTWTPNETMELSAEGFYKYYKNMPLSVADGIPLSCKGNDYGVIGNEALVSDAEGRAYGVELMFKWLIVQRLNLSSSLTVFKSEFRDRRKESDYISSAWDNRFILNVSGTYNFPKQWSVGMKASCIGGSPYTPYDAEKSSLVSAWNAQGKAYYNYDLYNTERLSAFGQLDIRVDKTFYWKKCMFGIYLDIQNITASKLRQPDVLMSTGQIDNPSAPLAEQRYVMKSIKQESGTLLPTLGITFEY from the coding sequence ATGCTCGGATGCCTTGCCTTTGCCCAACAGACACTGTATAAGATAGAGGGTACGGTGATAGACCGTAACACACGCGAACCCTTAGAATTTGTCAATGTACTGGTGGTAGGCCTGAATATAGGCTCCTCCACCGATGCGGAAGGCCGCTTCCGCATCGAACAAGTCCCGCCGGGCATCTATGCGCTTCAAGCCTCGATGTTAGGATATAAAACCGTCACGACTTCCGAATACCGGGTAAACCACCGCTCTCCGCATATCCAAATAGAAATGGAGGAAGAAAAGACACAATTGTCCGAGGTCACGGTCACCGCATCCCCCTTCCAGCGCATTACAGAAAGCCCGGTAAGCTTGCGGGTTATCGGCCTGCAGGAAATAGAGAAGGCTCCGGGAGCCAACCGGGACATCTCCCGTGTGGTACAGAATTATCCGGGCGTCGCCTTCTCGCCCGTCGGCTATCGGAATGACCTGATTGTGCGCGGCGGAGGTCCTTCGGAAAACCGGTTTTTCTTAGACGGAGTCGAGATTCCCAACATCAATCACTTCAGTACGCAAGGAGCGTCGGGCGGTCCCGTAGGTTTAATTGATGCCGACTTAATCCGGAACGTGAAATTCTATAGCGGCGCATTCCCAGCCAACCGGGGGAATGCACTGAGTTCGGTACTCGACTTCAGCTTGCGGGACGGAGATATGGAGCACCGTTCCGTAAAAGCCACATTGGGAGCATCCGAAGTCTCGTTAAGCTCTAACGGGCATATCGGCGAAAAGACTTCGTATGTAGTTTCCGTACGGCAATCCTACCTGCAAATGCTATTCAAGGTTTTAGGCTTGCCTTTCCTGCCCAAATATACGGATGCTTCATTCAAGGTCAAAACCCGTTTCGATAGCCATAACGAACTGACATTGTTGGGCTTGGGAGGCATTGACCGGATGAAATTGAATTTAGGCATAGACGGAGAAGACGCCGAATACATTTTAAGCTATCTCCCGAAAATAGAACAGGAAACATTTACATTAGGCGGAGTGTACCGCCATTACGCCGGACCGCATGTCCAGTCGGTCACACTAAGCCATAGCTATCTGAATAACCGCAACCTGAAATACCGAGACAATGATGAGAGCAGCGAAGAAAACCTGACATTGCGCCTGCGCTCCGTAGAACAGGAGACCAAGCTCCGCATGGAGAACACTTCACGCTGGGACGTATGGAAACTGAATGCAGGGATAGAGCTGAACTATTCACATTACACCAATACCACTTACCAGCAAGTCTATACCCAAGAGGCACATACATCCGATTATTATACCGACTTAAATCTGTTCAGGTGGGGGCTGTACGCCTCAATGGACTATACCGCTCCAGACGAACGGTTTACCGCCTCGTTAGGCGTACGTGCCGATGCCAGCAATTACAACGATAAGATGAAAGAGCTATGGCGCCAGCTCTCGCCACGCTTATCCGTATCCTGGAAATTAGCGGACGGATTATATCTGAGCGGGCACACCGGCTTGTATTACCAACTCCCGCCATACACGGCATTAGGTTTTAAAGAGGAAAACAACCGTTATGTAAACCGCCACCTGGACTATACATCGGTATCGCAAACCAGCGCCGGGCTCACTTGGACTCCCAACGAAACCATGGAATTATCGGCAGAAGGCTTCTACAAATACTATAAGAACATGCCTCTATCAGTGGCAGACGGCATCCCCTTGTCATGCAAAGGAAACGATTACGGCGTTATCGGAAATGAAGCACTGGTTTCAGATGCCGAAGGAAGGGCGTATGGGGTAGAGCTTATGTTTAAATGGCTGATTGTCCAGCGCTTGAACCTCTCTTCTTCGCTTACGGTTTTCAAAAGCGAATTCCGCGACCGGCGGAAGGAAAGCGATTATATATCTTCGGCATGGGACAACCGCTTTATCCTGAACGTAAGCGGCACATACAATTTTCCCAAACAATGGAGCGTAGGAATGAAAGCAAGCTGCATTGGCGGTTCCCCTTACACACCCTACGATGCAGAAAAGTCTTCGCTGGTCTCTGCATGGAATGCACAAGGGAAAGCCTATTACAATTACGATTTATACAATACGGAACGCCTCTCTGCCTTCGGCCAACTGGACATACGGGTAGACAAGACATTTTATTGGAAGAAGTGCATGTTTGGTATCTATCTTGATATTCAAAATATTACGGCAAGCAAGTTGCGCCAGCCCGATGTCCTGATGAGTACAGGTCAAATAGACAATCCCTCAGCACCGCTTGCCGAGCAACGTTATGTAATGAAATCCATCAAGCAAGAAAGCGGAACGCTACTTCCTACTCTCGGAATCACATTCGAATACTAA
- a CDS encoding mannose-1-phosphate guanylyltransferase produces MMNNNFYCIIMAGGMGRRFWPSSRKNLPKQFLDFFGTGQTLLQQTFDRYKQIIPVTNIYVTTYKDYEPLVRESLPELPEGHVLVETERRNTAPSIAYASYVVQKINPNATIVIAPSDHLILKQDEFKEAILKGLDFASKNDKLVTLGIKPNRPDTGYGYIQIDEEKEGDFYKVKTFIEKPAREFAEIFIQSDEFYWNSGIFVWNVNTILRAFHEIMPDMCPRIECDNPDFASCSNISIDYSIMEKADNVYVQLCDFGWADLGTWESLYDASPKDVNQNVIIHSNTLLYNSRNNIVSLPEGQLAVIQDLDGYLIAAHGNALLICKKDNQDAMRKFINDVEMKFGEKYS; encoded by the coding sequence ATCATGAATAACAACTTTTATTGTATTATTATGGCTGGAGGGATGGGACGCAGGTTTTGGCCGAGTAGCCGGAAAAACCTGCCCAAGCAGTTCCTGGATTTCTTTGGTACGGGTCAGACACTTTTGCAGCAGACATTTGACCGGTATAAGCAAATCATCCCTGTCACGAATATTTATGTTACGACGTATAAAGATTATGAACCGTTGGTGCGCGAATCGCTTCCTGAACTTCCGGAAGGGCATGTTCTTGTAGAGACTGAAAGGAGGAATACGGCTCCGTCTATTGCTTACGCATCGTACGTCGTTCAGAAAATCAATCCGAATGCAACGATAGTCATAGCTCCTTCCGACCACTTGATACTAAAGCAGGATGAATTTAAGGAAGCGATATTGAAGGGATTGGATTTTGCCTCAAAGAATGATAAGCTGGTTACGTTAGGCATCAAGCCCAACCGTCCGGATACGGGATACGGTTATATTCAGATAGATGAAGAGAAAGAAGGGGATTTCTATAAGGTCAAGACGTTTATCGAGAAACCTGCCAGAGAGTTTGCTGAAATATTTATTCAAAGCGATGAGTTTTATTGGAACTCAGGCATTTTCGTATGGAATGTAAATACCATTTTGCGGGCTTTCCATGAAATCATGCCGGACATGTGTCCGCGTATTGAGTGTGACAATCCGGATTTCGCTTCTTGCTCTAATATTTCGATTGATTATAGCATTATGGAAAAGGCAGATAATGTATACGTGCAGTTGTGTGATTTCGGCTGGGCGGATTTAGGGACATGGGAGTCCTTGTACGATGCTTCGCCTAAGGATGTGAACCAGAATGTCATTATCCATAGCAACACCTTATTATATAATAGCAGGAACAATATCGTTTCTCTTCCTGAAGGCCAGTTGGCGGTAATTCAGGATTTGGACGGTTATTTGATTGCGGCGCATGGCAATGCGTTGCTTATCTGTAAGAAAGACAATCAGGATGCGATGCGTAAATTTATCAATGATGTGGAAATGAAATTCGGTGAAAAATATTCATAA